The Halobellus sp. MBLA0158 genome has a window encoding:
- a CDS encoding redoxin domain-containing protein produces the protein MVDFEVVSLSEADHPEEGDTAPDFTRPLVNEEYWEDTSLSAVVAEGPTLLAFHPMDGAFPTTYIWNEYDDRGFTEDVQVVGLSISSPYEHKDLLAERAEGARLFSDPAGDVAEQYGIEHDLDGMTGVVEPRPAVFLLDDDRTIEYAWVASEWPAFPEYDEIEAAIDALV, from the coding sequence ATGGTCGACTTCGAGGTCGTCTCCCTCTCGGAGGCCGACCACCCCGAGGAGGGCGACACCGCGCCGGACTTCACGCGCCCGCTCGTGAACGAGGAGTACTGGGAGGACACCTCGCTCTCGGCGGTCGTCGCCGAGGGGCCGACGCTCCTGGCGTTCCACCCGATGGACGGCGCGTTCCCGACGACGTACATCTGGAACGAGTACGACGACCGCGGGTTCACCGAGGACGTCCAGGTGGTCGGCCTGTCGATCTCCTCGCCGTACGAGCACAAGGACCTCCTGGCGGAGCGCGCCGAGGGCGCCCGCCTCTTTTCGGATCCCGCGGGCGACGTCGCCGAGCAGTACGGCATCGAACACGACCTCGACGGGATGACCGGCGTGGTCGAGCCCCGGCCGGCGGTCTTCCTGCTCGACGACGACCGGACGATCGAGTACGCGTGGGTCGCGAGCGAGTGGCCCGCCTTCCCCGAGTACGACGAGATCGAGGCCGCGATCGACGCCCTCGTCTGA
- a CDS encoding poly-gamma-glutamate biosynthesis protein PgsC/CapC, whose product MIVATILSVLGFVLAAAVTQTKGLRLGGAILVPTLVVYALKDFETLPIFLFSTAVAYLVLWQAKERTLAYGRDEFLIAIGAGALIPVAGFLVIAWVSPGFVEVHPLVFAGSILPGLAAFNVSQTKPEYRRQDLAYLSALVVGLVLLGWLVIRPWTARHVADLTPLVLFAKTSDVAVLNGVVVEGYLAPNIIERRGVIALFVLGAAMAEFVRRQFGVRIGIISMALLALFALVSRWLLVLFVLSFVVSLLAMHLVHRATLLYGRVLINIGCAVGCLAALLFTTQLPIIRGFSALFVGVIAGVDAYAVHATPPYERRIQPFLAGAVFLGMALLLRTAVEPFRRGLFQTFSLVHVAVGAVVILGCLLVAYTLSVPEPDDEDVLSASVLSGGEG is encoded by the coding sequence GTGATCGTCGCGACGATCCTCTCGGTGCTCGGGTTCGTGCTGGCCGCCGCCGTCACGCAGACGAAGGGGCTCCGGCTCGGCGGGGCGATACTGGTGCCGACGCTCGTCGTCTACGCGCTCAAGGACTTCGAGACGCTGCCGATCTTCCTCTTCAGCACGGCGGTCGCCTACCTCGTGCTGTGGCAGGCCAAAGAGCGGACGCTGGCTTACGGTCGCGACGAGTTTCTCATCGCCATCGGAGCGGGCGCGCTCATCCCCGTGGCCGGGTTCCTCGTGATCGCGTGGGTGTCGCCGGGGTTCGTCGAGGTCCACCCCCTCGTGTTCGCCGGCAGCATCCTCCCCGGGCTGGCGGCGTTCAACGTCTCCCAGACGAAACCGGAGTACCGGCGGCAGGACCTCGCGTACCTGTCGGCCCTCGTGGTCGGCCTCGTCCTCCTCGGCTGGCTCGTGATCCGACCCTGGACGGCGCGGCACGTCGCCGACCTGACGCCGCTGGTCCTGTTCGCGAAGACGTCCGACGTCGCCGTGCTCAACGGGGTCGTGGTCGAGGGCTACCTCGCGCCGAACATCATCGAGCGGCGGGGCGTCATCGCCCTGTTCGTCCTCGGGGCGGCGATGGCCGAATTCGTCCGCCGGCAGTTCGGCGTCCGGATCGGCATCATCTCGATGGCGCTCCTGGCGCTTTTCGCGCTCGTCTCGCGGTGGCTCCTCGTCCTCTTCGTGCTCTCGTTCGTCGTCTCGCTCCTGGCGATGCACCTCGTACACCGGGCGACGCTGCTGTACGGTCGCGTGCTCATCAACATCGGCTGTGCGGTCGGATGCCTGGCGGCGCTGCTTTTCACGACGCAGTTGCCCATCATCCGCGGCTTCTCCGCGCTCTTCGTCGGCGTCATCGCCGGCGTCGACGCCTACGCGGTCCACGCGACGCCCCCCTACGAGCGCCGGATCCAGCCGTTCCTGGCCGGGGCGGTGTTCCTCGGGATGGCGCTGCTCCTGCGGACCGCCGTCGAGCCGTTCCGTCGGGGGCTCTTCCAGACGTTCTCGCTCGTCCACGTCGCCGTCGGGGCCGTCGTGATCCTCGGGTGTCTCCTGGTCGCCTACACCCTCTCCGTTCCCGAACCGGACGACGAGGACGTCCTCTCGGCGTCGGTGCTCTCGGGGGGTGAGGGCTGA
- a CDS encoding inorganic phosphate transporter: protein MVAAAILATLVVAALASLFMAWSIGAGSSGSTPFAPAVGANAISVMRAGFIVGVLGLAGAVLQGANVTEAVGTELVVGNVLTASASTVALLVAAALVATGVFAGYPIATAFTVTGAVVGVGLANGGGPAVAKYQEIAALWILTPFVGGGIAYGTARFLRNESVPEPVAVPALGGVVGLLVANVRFAVLGGESGRSLAEVGAAATPPIVLPVVGVDAGVIVVSALFGLVGAGLVRREVTKDLAQGQRRFLLVLGGLVAFSAGGSQVGLAIGPLVPLLGAVAIPLPALLVGGGLGLLVGSWTGAPRMIKALSQDYSSLGPRRSIAAMIPSFAIAQTAVALGIPVSFNEIIVSAIIGSGYAAGGAGVSREKMLKTAAAWVGSLALAFGAAYAVFTAIEFVL, encoded by the coding sequence ATGGTCGCGGCCGCCATCCTCGCGACGCTCGTCGTCGCCGCGCTCGCCAGCCTGTTCATGGCGTGGTCGATCGGCGCCGGCTCGTCGGGGTCGACGCCCTTCGCTCCCGCGGTCGGCGCGAACGCCATCTCGGTGATGCGCGCGGGGTTCATCGTCGGCGTGCTCGGCCTCGCAGGCGCCGTCCTCCAGGGCGCGAACGTCACGGAAGCGGTCGGGACCGAGCTCGTCGTCGGCAACGTCCTGACCGCGTCGGCGTCGACGGTCGCGCTCCTGGTCGCGGCGGCGCTCGTCGCCACCGGCGTCTTCGCCGGCTACCCGATCGCGACCGCGTTCACCGTCACGGGCGCGGTCGTCGGCGTCGGCCTCGCCAACGGCGGCGGGCCGGCGGTCGCCAAGTACCAGGAGATCGCGGCGCTGTGGATCCTGACGCCGTTCGTCGGCGGCGGGATCGCCTACGGGACGGCGCGGTTCCTCCGCAACGAGTCCGTCCCGGAGCCCGTCGCGGTGCCCGCACTCGGCGGCGTCGTCGGCCTGCTCGTCGCGAACGTCCGGTTCGCCGTGCTTGGCGGGGAGTCCGGCCGCTCGCTCGCCGAGGTGGGCGCGGCCGCGACACCCCCGATCGTGCTCCCGGTCGTCGGCGTCGACGCCGGCGTCATCGTCGTCTCGGCGCTCTTTGGATTGGTCGGCGCCGGGCTCGTCCGCCGGGAGGTGACGAAGGACCTCGCGCAGGGCCAGCGGCGGTTCCTCCTCGTCCTCGGCGGCCTGGTCGCCTTCTCGGCCGGCGGGAGCCAGGTCGGGCTGGCGATCGGCCCGCTCGTGCCGCTCCTGGGCGCGGTGGCGATCCCGCTGCCGGCGCTCCTCGTCGGCGGGGGGCTCGGGCTCCTCGTGGGGTCGTGGACCGGGGCGCCGCGGATGATCAAGGCGCTCTCGCAGGATTACTCCTCGCTCGGCCCCCGCCGGTCGATCGCCGCGATGATCCCCTCGTTCGCGATCGCCCAGACGGCCGTCGCGCTCGGGATCCCCGTCTCGTTCAACGAGATCATCGTCAGCGCCATCATCGGTAGCGGCTACGCGGCCGGCGGCGCGGGCGTGAGCCGCGAGAAGATGCTCAAGACGGCGGCCGCGTGGGTCGGATCGCTGGCGCTGGCGTTCGGCGCCGCATACGCGGTGTTCACCGCGATCGAGTTCGTGCTGTAA
- a CDS encoding L-threonylcarbamoyladenylate synthase, with protein sequence MTDFDESPPGRLDGALDEAAAAIERGETVVYPTETVYGLGADATNAEAVERVFETKGRNRDKPLSIGVPSIAVAQRHTQPSERSLRFMRAFLPGPVTVVVERDPALPDAVTAGRDRVGVRIPDHDVALALFERVAPTPVTATSANRSGAPSAVRVADLDPDLRDSVGAVIDAGEAPGGGSTVVDPERNVVHRRGAMGDAIVAWLADETGTEPDVEG encoded by the coding sequence ATGACTGACTTCGACGAGTCGCCCCCCGGCCGCCTGGACGGCGCGCTGGACGAAGCGGCGGCCGCGATCGAACGCGGCGAGACCGTCGTCTACCCGACCGAGACGGTGTACGGCCTCGGCGCGGACGCGACGAACGCGGAGGCGGTCGAGCGCGTCTTCGAGACGAAGGGCCGGAACCGCGACAAGCCGCTGTCGATCGGCGTGCCGTCGATCGCCGTCGCGCAGCGGCACACCCAGCCGAGCGAGCGCTCGCTCCGGTTTATGCGGGCGTTCCTGCCCGGGCCGGTCACGGTCGTCGTCGAGCGCGACCCCGCGCTCCCGGACGCCGTGACCGCTGGTCGCGACCGCGTCGGCGTGCGCATCCCCGACCACGACGTGGCGCTGGCGCTGTTCGAGCGGGTCGCGCCGACGCCCGTGACGGCGACGAGCGCGAACCGGAGCGGCGCGCCGAGCGCGGTCCGCGTCGCCGACCTGGACCCGGACCTCCGCGACTCGGTCGGCGCCGTGATCGACGCCGGCGAGGCGCCGGGCGGCGGGAGCACGGTCGTCGATCCCGAGCGGAACGTCGTCCACCGCCGGGGCGCGATGGGCGACGCCATCGTCGCGTGGCTGGCCGACGAGACCGGGACGGAGCCCGACGTCGAGGGCTGA
- a CDS encoding helix-turn-helix domain-containing protein: MARTDPPALVRCPACDALAIGSADVTCCDGAMEPLDADVDAAVAEPTLDALLETVFGISETELELCLCVMEDGDATVAELAERVGVDRSVVARHLADLVEIGVVERERRLLRQGGHVYVYTPVPEATVRDRLAAAFAAWVEAAATELDAVSREKIEAMTDRGDDSQSVFR, encoded by the coding sequence ATGGCGCGAACCGATCCGCCGGCGCTGGTCCGATGTCCCGCCTGCGACGCCCTCGCGATCGGATCGGCAGACGTCACGTGTTGCGACGGAGCGATGGAGCCCCTCGACGCCGACGTCGACGCCGCGGTCGCGGAGCCGACCCTCGATGCCCTCCTGGAGACCGTCTTCGGCATCTCGGAGACGGAACTGGAGCTCTGTCTGTGCGTGATGGAAGACGGCGACGCGACCGTCGCCGAGCTCGCAGAGCGGGTCGGCGTCGACCGGAGCGTGGTGGCGCGGCACCTCGCCGACCTCGTCGAGATCGGCGTCGTCGAGCGCGAGCGGCGGCTCCTCAGGCAGGGCGGCCACGTGTACGTCTACACGCCCGTCCCGGAGGCGACGGTCCGCGACAGGCTCGCGGCCGCGTTCGCCGCGTGGGTCGAGGCCGCGGCGACGGAGTTAGATGCGGTGAGCCGCGAGAAGATCGAGGCGATGACCGACCGCGGCGACGACTCGCAGTCGGTCTTCCGGTAG
- a CDS encoding hemolysin family protein, which produces MGLSPPLTSLAVRGLRGLVERITVGSAGPIDGTVVDAAAVPSAVVLQAIPVNDTTVTIAGAIAILVLIGFSAFFSSSEIAMFSIAKHRVDSLVEDSVPRAETVAELKSNPHRLLVTILVGNNIVNIAMSSIATAIVGIFFDPGTAVLVSTFGITTLVLLFGESAPKSYAVENTESWALRIARPLKYSEYVLLPLVVVFDYLTRVINKVTGGRSAIETSYVTRDEIQDLIQTGEREGVIEEDEREMLDRIFRFNQTIAKEVMTPRLDMTAVPKDASIDEAIETCVQSDHERVPVYDGNLDNIIGIVTIRDLVREKHYGEGTASLTDLVQPTLHVPESKNVDELLTEIQDNRLRMVIVIDEFGTTEGLVTLEDMVEEIVGDILEDDEEESFETLDGRETLVRGEVNIDEVNEELGLDLPEGEEFETLAGFIFNRAGRLVEEGEEITYDGITIRIEQVDNTRIMKARITIPEEPDHEEDDDSEGEDERSESPTQE; this is translated from the coding sequence ATGGGCTTGTCTCCGCCACTCACGTCTCTCGCCGTTCGCGGTCTTCGCGGCCTCGTCGAACGGATCACCGTCGGATCCGCCGGTCCCATCGACGGCACCGTCGTCGACGCGGCGGCCGTGCCGTCGGCCGTGGTCCTCCAGGCGATCCCGGTCAACGACACGACCGTCACGATCGCGGGCGCGATCGCGATCCTCGTCCTCATCGGCTTTTCGGCCTTCTTCTCCTCCTCGGAGATCGCGATGTTCTCGATCGCGAAGCACCGCGTCGACTCGCTGGTCGAAGACAGCGTCCCGCGGGCCGAGACGGTCGCCGAGCTCAAGTCCAACCCCCACCGCCTGCTCGTTACGATCCTCGTCGGCAACAACATCGTCAACATCGCGATGTCGTCGATCGCGACCGCGATCGTGGGGATCTTCTTCGATCCCGGGACGGCCGTCCTCGTCTCGACGTTCGGGATCACGACCCTGGTGCTCCTGTTCGGCGAGAGCGCCCCCAAGTCGTACGCCGTCGAGAACACCGAGTCGTGGGCGCTCCGGATCGCCCGGCCGCTGAAGTACTCCGAGTACGTCCTGCTCCCGCTGGTCGTCGTCTTCGACTACCTGACCCGCGTGATCAACAAGGTCACCGGCGGCCGGTCGGCGATCGAGACGTCCTACGTCACCCGCGACGAGATCCAGGACCTCATCCAGACCGGCGAGCGCGAGGGCGTCATCGAGGAGGACGAACGGGAGATGCTCGACCGCATCTTCCGGTTCAATCAGACCATCGCCAAGGAGGTGATGACGCCGCGGCTCGATATGACGGCGGTCCCGAAGGACGCCAGCATCGACGAGGCGATCGAGACCTGCGTCCAGTCCGACCACGAGCGCGTCCCGGTCTACGACGGCAACCTCGACAACATCATCGGGATCGTCACGATCCGTGACCTCGTCCGCGAGAAGCACTACGGCGAGGGCACCGCGTCGCTGACGGACCTCGTCCAGCCGACGCTGCACGTCCCCGAGTCGAAGAACGTCGACGAACTCCTCACCGAGATCCAGGACAACCGCCTGCGGATGGTGATCGTCATCGACGAGTTCGGGACCACAGAGGGACTCGTCACCCTCGAAGACATGGTCGAAGAGATCGTCGGTGACATCCTCGAAGACGACGAGGAGGAGTCCTTCGAGACCCTCGACGGCCGCGAGACGCTGGTCCGCGGGGAGGTCAACATCGACGAGGTCAACGAGGAACTCGGCCTCGACCTCCCGGAGGGCGAGGAGTTCGAGACGCTGGCCGGCTTCATCTTCAACCGCGCGGGCCGCCTCGTCGAGGAGGGCGAAGAGATCACCTACGACGGCATCACGATCCGGATCGAACAGGTCGACAACACCCGGATCATGAAGGCCCGGATCACGATCCCCGAGGAGCCGGACCACGAGGAAGACGACGACTCCGAGGGCGAAGACGAGCGGTCCGAGTCGCCGACCCAGGAGTAG
- a CDS encoding DUF6789 family protein encodes MSTQSETATATESLPGSWQAGVLGGVVGAAAMGALILAMNPPTLAVAIPSLYALAPPANPAAGLVVHLSHGAVLGVAFAGGAGALALDSPGRLVAAGVGWGVVTWAVLAAVLMPVWLGAVGSPASPPFPNFAPPSLLWHVVYGAVLGGVYAAARDRL; translated from the coding sequence ATGTCGACGCAATCGGAGACCGCGACCGCGACCGAATCGCTCCCCGGCAGTTGGCAGGCGGGCGTCCTCGGCGGCGTCGTCGGCGCCGCCGCGATGGGCGCGCTGATCCTCGCGATGAACCCCCCGACGCTCGCCGTGGCGATCCCCTCGCTGTACGCGCTGGCCCCGCCGGCGAACCCCGCGGCCGGGCTGGTCGTCCACCTCTCCCACGGGGCCGTCCTCGGCGTCGCCTTCGCCGGCGGGGCCGGAGCGCTCGCGCTCGACTCGCCGGGGCGGCTCGTCGCCGCCGGCGTCGGCTGGGGCGTCGTCACGTGGGCCGTCCTCGCGGCGGTCCTGATGCCGGTGTGGCTCGGCGCCGTCGGCTCGCCGGCCTCGCCGCCGTTCCCCAACTTCGCGCCGCCGTCGCTCCTGTGGCACGTCGTCTACGGCGCCGTCCTCGGCGGCGTCTACGCCGCCGCGCGGGATCGGCTCTGA
- a CDS encoding DoxX family protein, translated as MSEATGSDDGGGSAPSRLGRVLLGLGLALQASEDFRDMEDSIEYAESAGVPMPELAAPFASGMMLVSGLGVALWRFPRLATGAVVTFLTVVTATMHDFWNADEGSKSGERLAFFGNVAMLGGALVFLREAWK; from the coding sequence ATGAGCGAAGCCACCGGAAGCGACGACGGCGGCGGAAGCGCGCCGTCGCGCCTCGGACGCGTCCTGTTGGGCCTCGGCCTCGCCCTCCAGGCCTCCGAGGACTTCCGCGATATGGAGGATTCGATCGAGTACGCCGAGTCCGCGGGCGTCCCGATGCCGGAACTGGCGGCCCCGTTCGCCTCGGGGATGATGCTCGTCAGCGGCCTCGGCGTGGCGCTGTGGCGGTTCCCGCGGCTCGCCACCGGCGCCGTCGTCACCTTCCTGACGGTCGTGACCGCGACGATGCACGACTTCTGGAACGCCGACGAGGGCTCGAAGAGCGGCGAGCGACTCGCCTTCTTCGGGAACGTCGCGATGCTCGGCGGGGCTCTCGTGTTCCTCCGCGAGGCCTGGAAGTAA
- a CDS encoding glutamate-cysteine ligase family protein, with product MSATESAPIRRSIEVEYWVVDETGRLTEPGDLASATGAEREFVEPLLEIKTTPCESAAALRAELLERIREVLRLAEERGKRLVPLATPAAREEITELDSERTSVQNEVVGEDFEHVRHCAGTHIHVEQQPGCAVDQANAFVALDPALALVNSSPYVGGRRVTAGARSELYRRRAYATMSHQGRLWRYLDDTDQWDRRLERRYEEFVAEALAAGIDRQTVEANFSPESAVWTPVQLRARFGTVEWRSPDTALPSQVLRLADRLAAISATVRDAEVRIEGQRGEVSDEAVVLPEFATVLSHVDDAIEKGLASESLRRYLDRMGFDVNAYDPLTQEVDRGRELSDAAARELRLESAERLERDAFRRSAINAD from the coding sequence ATGTCAGCCACCGAATCAGCGCCGATCCGGCGGAGCATCGAAGTCGAGTACTGGGTCGTCGACGAGACGGGGCGGTTGACCGAGCCCGGCGATCTCGCGTCCGCGACGGGCGCCGAGCGGGAGTTCGTCGAGCCGCTCTTGGAGATCAAGACCACGCCCTGCGAGTCGGCGGCGGCCCTCAGAGCGGAGTTGCTCGAACGGATCCGCGAGGTGCTCCGGCTGGCCGAGGAGCGCGGAAAGCGGCTCGTCCCGCTGGCGACGCCGGCCGCCCGCGAGGAGATCACAGAGCTGGACAGCGAGCGCACCAGCGTCCAAAACGAAGTCGTCGGCGAGGACTTCGAGCACGTGCGACACTGCGCGGGGACCCACATCCACGTGGAACAGCAGCCCGGCTGTGCGGTCGATCAGGCGAACGCGTTCGTCGCGCTCGACCCCGCGCTGGCGCTCGTGAACTCCTCGCCGTACGTCGGCGGCCGCCGGGTGACTGCGGGGGCGCGCTCGGAACTGTACCGTCGGCGCGCGTACGCGACGATGTCCCACCAGGGCCGCCTGTGGCGGTACCTCGACGACACCGACCAGTGGGATCGGCGGCTCGAACGGCGGTACGAGGAGTTCGTCGCGGAGGCGCTGGCGGCCGGAATCGACCGGCAGACGGTCGAGGCGAACTTCTCGCCGGAGAGCGCGGTGTGGACGCCGGTGCAACTTCGAGCCCGGTTCGGCACCGTGGAGTGGCGCTCGCCCGACACGGCGCTGCCGTCCCAGGTGCTCCGGCTGGCGGACCGACTGGCCGCGATCTCGGCGACCGTCCGCGACGCGGAGGTGCGGATCGAGGGCCAGCGGGGCGAGGTGTCCGACGAGGCGGTCGTCCTCCCGGAGTTCGCGACCGTGCTCTCCCACGTCGACGACGCGATCGAGAAGGGCCTCGCCTCGGAGTCACTTCGGCGGTATCTCGACCGGATGGGCTTCGACGTCAATGCCTACGATCCCCTCACGCAAGAGGTGGATCGAGGTCGGGAGCTGTCGGACGCGGCGGCGCGGGAACTCCGGCTGGAATCCGCCGAGCGACTCGAACGCGACGCATTCCGACGGAGCGCGATCAATGCGGACTGA
- a CDS encoding FKBP-type peptidyl-prolyl cis-trans isomerase, whose translation MTIDAGDEVAVEYVGRFEDGTVFGTSKYDVAVDQGLADPAETDPDAYGPLVFVVGADEVIQGLDDAVRGMDAGESATVRVPPEAAYGEVREERVREYDVEAFTAMVGTDPTAGMHVEAENGLHGDVVAVREGTVEVDFNHELAGRTLVFEIEILDVEIG comes from the coding sequence ATGACCATCGACGCGGGCGACGAGGTCGCCGTCGAGTACGTCGGGCGGTTCGAGGACGGCACCGTCTTCGGGACCTCGAAGTACGACGTCGCGGTCGATCAGGGACTCGCCGATCCGGCGGAGACGGACCCGGACGCGTACGGTCCGCTCGTCTTCGTTGTCGGCGCGGACGAGGTGATCCAGGGACTCGACGACGCGGTCCGCGGGATGGACGCCGGCGAGTCCGCCACCGTCCGCGTGCCGCCGGAGGCCGCCTACGGCGAGGTCCGCGAGGAGCGCGTCCGCGAGTACGACGTCGAGGCGTTCACGGCGATGGTCGGCACCGATCCGACCGCCGGGATGCACGTCGAGGCCGAAAACGGCCTCCACGGCGACGTCGTCGCCGTCCGCGAGGGAACCGTCGAGGTCGACTTCAACCACGAACTCGCCGGGCGGACGCTCGTCTTCGAGATCGAGATCCTCGACGTCGAGATCGGCTGA
- a CDS encoding glutathione S-transferase N-terminal domain-containing protein, protein MSESEPQITLYRLQACPYCERVVRVLNELDLSYRSRFIEPMHSERNVVKRVSGKRSVPAIVDENTGVTMSESANIVEYLEKTYGEGGAA, encoded by the coding sequence ATGAGCGAGTCCGAGCCACAGATCACGCTGTATCGGCTCCAGGCGTGCCCGTACTGCGAGCGCGTCGTGCGCGTGTTGAACGAACTCGACCTGTCGTACCGCTCGCGGTTCATCGAGCCGATGCACTCCGAGCGGAACGTGGTGAAGCGGGTCTCCGGCAAGCGGAGCGTGCCCGCGATCGTCGACGAGAACACCGGCGTGACGATGTCGGAGTCGGCGAACATCGTCGAGTACCTGGAGAAGACCTACGGCGAGGGGGGTGCGGCCTGA
- a CDS encoding Mur ligase codes for MFPFDGTLTYGGRSVGGAGPLERIRSFFGRGGAHRELLADADVRISVSGIRGKSSTAKRLGALLSDRGYDTYTKITGDHPTSFHNGRQIPIQRRGPRVTLYENLHLVREFLPQLTQTHPKDAVIMENQAITEYTMRMVNEQFLKPDVLLFCNVRQDHNDTLGKRRQTIARSFARSVPEGCHVISGEQHGVIHDYLEDEIEARGGTIEQVSVPDRHRSLTGAETIHALNHVLDYLDEPPIPDAELDAMLEDIQPEWTELPGGRVFNAAKVNEIESTELFRRQLAGTGDDAELVCPFVFLRRDRRGRTASFVQYINILADRDLIDRVHVGGAYTEVFARRVDVPATRHDTDATDPEDVLDALLATGQPVMFMANTVHPFMRKLATEVERREHGGTVPLPPY; via the coding sequence ATGTTCCCCTTCGACGGGACCCTCACCTACGGCGGCCGCTCTGTCGGCGGGGCTGGCCCGCTCGAACGGATCCGGTCGTTCTTCGGGCGAGGTGGGGCCCACCGCGAACTGCTGGCCGACGCGGACGTCCGCATCAGCGTCTCCGGCATCCGGGGCAAGTCCTCGACGGCGAAGCGTCTGGGGGCGCTCCTCAGCGACCGCGGCTACGACACCTACACGAAGATCACCGGCGATCACCCGACCTCGTTCCACAACGGGCGACAGATCCCGATCCAGCGTCGCGGCCCGCGGGTGACGCTGTACGAGAACCTCCACCTCGTCAGGGAGTTCCTGCCGCAGCTGACTCAGACGCACCCGAAGGACGCCGTGATTATGGAGAATCAGGCGATCACCGAGTACACGATGCGGATGGTGAACGAGCAGTTCCTCAAGCCCGACGTCCTGCTGTTCTGCAACGTCCGCCAAGACCACAACGACACGCTCGGCAAGCGCCGCCAGACCATCGCGCGCTCGTTCGCGCGGTCGGTCCCGGAGGGGTGTCACGTCATCAGCGGCGAGCAGCACGGTGTCATCCACGACTACCTCGAAGACGAGATCGAGGCCCGCGGCGGGACCATCGAACAGGTGTCCGTGCCGGACCGCCACCGGAGCCTCACGGGCGCGGAGACGATCCACGCGCTGAATCACGTGCTCGACTACCTCGACGAGCCGCCGATCCCGGACGCGGAGCTGGACGCGATGCTCGAAGACATCCAGCCCGAGTGGACCGAGCTGCCGGGGGGACGGGTGTTCAACGCCGCGAAGGTGAACGAGATCGAGAGCACCGAGCTGTTCCGCCGGCAGCTCGCCGGCACGGGCGACGACGCGGAGCTCGTCTGTCCGTTCGTCTTCCTCCGGCGGGACCGCCGCGGCCGGACGGCGTCGTTCGTCCAGTACATCAACATCCTCGCGGACCGCGACCTCATCGATCGGGTCCACGTCGGCGGCGCGTACACGGAGGTGTTCGCCCGCCGCGTCGACGTCCCGGCGACGCGGCACGACACCGACGCGACCGACCCGGAAGACGTGCTCGACGCGCTGCTCGCGACGGGGCAGCCGGTGATGTTTATGGCGAACACCGTCCACCCGTTTATGCGGAAGCTCGCGACCGAGGTCGAACGGCGCGAACACGGCGGAACGGTACCGCTACCGCCGTACTGA
- a CDS encoding type 1 glutamine amidotransferase — MRTEIGDRDRETMRADADGDPNGDEKGNDRHTSGGADDSATEGTSIEERRPSEPQGDRPRIALLNAAQLAEPTRRNFRRVLDADLTAFHAPSGELPESLRYDGVVITGSWASVYWDREWIGRLKAWIGDAVEAGVPTLGVCYGHQLLADVLGGRVASMDEYELGYRTVEQDGENRLLDGLDETFTVFTSHSDRVVEAPPGATVFARNDYGIHGFRRGRVFGVQFHPEYDPEMAERVTRRKDDQLPDERIRSVLDGITPANYAAAREATRLFDNFTEYVLDASRRTE, encoded by the coding sequence ATGCGGACTGAGATCGGCGACCGAGACCGAGAGACGATGCGCGCGGACGCGGACGGAGATCCGAACGGAGACGAAAAGGGGAACGACCGGCACACCAGCGGCGGCGCCGACGACTCGGCGACCGAGGGGACGAGTATCGAGGAGCGACGGCCGAGCGAGCCGCAGGGCGACCGCCCGCGGATCGCGCTCCTGAACGCCGCGCAGCTCGCGGAACCGACGCGGCGGAATTTCCGGCGGGTGTTGGACGCCGACCTGACGGCGTTTCACGCCCCGTCGGGAGAGCTCCCCGAGAGCCTCCGCTACGACGGCGTCGTCATCACGGGGTCGTGGGCGTCGGTCTACTGGGACCGCGAGTGGATCGGCCGGCTGAAGGCGTGGATCGGCGACGCCGTCGAGGCCGGCGTCCCGACGCTCGGCGTCTGCTACGGCCACCAGCTGCTCGCGGACGTCCTCGGGGGCCGCGTGGCATCGATGGACGAGTACGAACTCGGCTATCGGACCGTCGAGCAGGACGGCGAGAACCGCCTGCTCGACGGCCTCGACGAGACGTTCACGGTGTTCACCTCCCACTCCGATCGGGTCGTCGAGGCCCCGCCGGGCGCGACGGTGTTCGCGAGAAACGACTACGGGATTCACGGCTTCCGTCGCGGCCGCGTCTTCGGCGTCCAGTTCCATCCGGAGTACGATCCGGAGATGGCCGAGCGCGTGACGCGTCGGAAGGACGACCAACTGCCCGACGAGCGGATCCGATCCGTGCTCGACGGGATCACGCCGGCGAACTACGCGGCCGCTCGCGAGGCGACGCGGCTGTTCGACAACTTCACCGAATACGTGCTGGACGCATCACGAAGAACGGAGTAG